The following proteins are co-located in the Trichomycterus rosablanca isolate fTriRos1 chromosome 14, fTriRos1.hap1, whole genome shotgun sequence genome:
- the LOC134326204 gene encoding uncharacterized protein LOC134326204: MMPYRIQRCPVCGVDYSNLSQHLRKYHLVGNAQEKTLLLQLASGRIRSKFTCCVPGCVSKSVKRLDRHNATVHSDLELPEMNHYANKAKTNYVLCKLAELRASHPQVPMVTTLDIGHAGRLYAPAATSAAPDTAASQATPVAEVQASVGDQVDEGQPGTSTDCQNPTCVAMARRLRVLESRLNLVPQGACPRKDCQESMYELGRLQRLLSRSPQISLRKKFSRRDTFRIKDSPRRCSFTFWGSVSGPTPPRRRRKMPKSRVMSVSHVRRFLIFAGEDRLLKGHFSFLKKQSSIKDWVGVLLADKLKPTTVRANLMSLKKFFEYLPYVPRKTTKLTRVDFLWLNTEVTSRIKDMQRDVTCHRQAVRKAASKNIVSEEDQKNFRREVRLILPAKIKSLKKGSAESLHQVFGLLTGYFVSMSGHRAGVLKNLKVEEVRNAEVDGEHATIDVEDHAQLSLTLSELQWFDGLLSVRDQFVGSESPYFFFNSVGGRCEKVLSYFKTEWTRMGFGGSFTFRHLRTSMVHHTKNLTPHKRLSIHRAMCHSEAVASKFYVPLNTVQEAAGVRRLQEGEEEPEDRPHCSSSRPSSSRPSTLRSLRQEFGESGTVDTDSSGEDTRRPEKEKSSSEEVQGSKRKHVRRAILDTSSESDEPFVLRMPRKSSPHPGYDILGGGPSPEHNYVGTPVKVSQDAMKAITESGKPTVRLSMLVLTSSSSSDKEEQVEEMPLEPSATF, translated from the exons atg ATGCCGTATCGTATTCAGCGATGCCCAGTGTGCGGGGTAGACTACTCCAACCTATCCCAGCATTTGCGCAAGTACCATCTTGTTGGTAATGCCCAGGAGAAGACCCTCCTGCTGCAGCTGGCAAGTGGGCG CATCAGGTCCAAGTTCACTTGCTGCGTGCCCGGGTGCGTGTCCAAAAGTGTGAAGAGGTTGGACCGGCACAACGCAACGGTGCACAGTGACTTAGAG CTGCCCGAGATGAATCATTACGCCAACAAAGCGAAGACGAATTACGTCTTGTGCAAGCTCGCCGAATTGAGGGCCAGCCACCCTCAAGTGCCAATGGTCACTACGTTGGACATCGGACACGCCGGGAGGCTGTACGCTCCAGCCGCCACTTCTGCCGCACCCGACACCGCTGCTTCCCAGGCGACGCCTGTCGCAGAAGTGCAGGCCAGTGTTGGAGACCAGGTGGACGAGGGACAGCCGGGCACCAGCACCGACTGTCAGAACCCCACCTGCGTGGCAATGGCAAGGAGGTTGAGGGTGCTGGAGTCCCGTCTCAACCTGGTGCCTCAGGGGGCGTGCCCTAGGAAGGACTGCCAAGAGTCCATGTACGAGCTTGGCCGCCTCCAGCGGCTTTTGTCCCGCAGCCCCCAAATAAGTTTGCGGAAGAAGTTTTCCCGAAGGGATACCTTCCGTATAAAGGACTCTCCC AGAAGGTGCTCCTTCACTTTTTGGGGTTCTGTGTCGGGACCAACCCCTCcaagaagaagaaggaaaaTGCCAAAGTCACGTGTCATGTCTGTCAGTCACGTGAGGCGGTTCCTCATCTTCGCGGGTGAGGACCGTCTCCTGAAGGGCCATTTTTCCTTCTTAAAGAAGCAGTCTTCCATCAAAGA ttgggTCGGAGTTTTATTGGCTGACAAGTTGAAGCCCACAACAGTGCGTGCCAACTTGATGAGTCTGAAGAAATTCTTCGAATACCTGCCGTACGTTCCTCGGAAGACCACAAAATTGACCAGGGTGGATTTTCTTTGGCTGAACACCGAGGTGACAAGTCGCATAAAGGATATGCAACGCGATGTGACTTGTCACCGTCAAGCAGTCCGTAAAGCTGCCTCCA AAAACATCGTGTCCGAGGAGGATCAGAAGAACTTCCGCAGGGAGGTTCGTCTGATCCTCCCCGCCAAGATCA AGTCTCTAAAAAAAGGTTCAGCCGAGAGCCTTCACCAGGTGTTCGGCCTGTTGACCGGATACTTTGTATCCATGTCCGGTCATCGGGCCGGAGTCTTGAAGAACCTGAAGGTGGAAGAAGTACGGAACGCTGAGGTGGACGGGGAACACGCGACCATCGAT GTGGAAGACCACGCCCAGCTGAGCCTGACACTGTCCGAGCTCCAGTGGTTCGATGGGCTGCTCAGTGTCCGTGACCAGTTCGTCGGCAGTGAGTCCCCGTACTTCTTCTTTAACTCGGTCGGCGGGAGGTGCGAGAAGGTCCTCAGCTACTTCAAGACTGAGTGGACACGGATGGGGTTTGGAGGCAGTTTTACCTTCCGCCATCTTCGTACCTCCATGGTGCACCAC ACAAAGAACCTGACTCCACACAAAAGGCTGTCCATACACCGGGCGATGTGCCATTCCGAGGCAGTCGCCTCCAAATTCTATGTGCCGCTGAACACGGTACAGGAGGCCGCTGGTGTTCGCAGATTGCAGGAGGGAGAGGAGGAGCCCGAAGACCGCCCCCACTGCAGCAGCAGCCGCCCCAGCAGCAGCCGCCCCAGTACCCTCCGCAGCCTCCGCCAGGAATTCGGCGAGTCAGGGACTGTCGACACCGACTCTTCTGGAGAGGACACCAGACGACCTGAGAAGGAAAAGTCCTCTTCAGAAGAGGTTCAAGGTTCCAAGCGCAAGCACGTGAGACGTGCCATCCTGGACACTTCATCAGAGTCGGATGAACCCTTCGTCTTGAGGATGCCCAGGAAGTCTAGTCCTCACCCG GGTTACGACATCTTGGGAGGTGGGCCCTCTCCGGAACACAACTACGTCGGGACTCCAGTGAAGGTAAGTCAGGATGCAATGAAGGCGATCACCGAATCCGGCAAGCCCACCGTTCGACTGAGCATGCTGGTGCTCACGTCCTCTTCTTCCTCGGACAAAGAAGAACAAGTGGAGGAAATGCCCCTCGAGCCCAGTGCCACGTTTTag